A stretch of the Cydia amplana chromosome 6, ilCydAmpl1.1, whole genome shotgun sequence genome encodes the following:
- the LOC134649278 gene encoding transmembrane emp24 domain-containing protein 5 — protein MARRTWHMFTVITLIFTILSLVGDVSTSSPAPWYENLPAVTMDYKVHIDAGKEDCYFQYVQPGATFYASYQVLKGGDGMCGFAVRHPNGQIVHPYEWRQSAEYADQSSSGGYYAVCIDNQFSRFAGKLVNLYLSVIRYDMWEKYAKEVEELDMNIKNFTSSIQLVERNINDILQYQYHSRARESRDYNLLQDNNTYVLRWSFIQILAITATGTLQVYFLRKLFEVKDNSSKTRI, from the exons ATGGCTCGACGGACGTGGCATATGTTTACTGTGATAACACTAATATTTACGATTTTATCACTCGTTGGGGATGTAAGTACTTCATCACCGGCACCATGGTACGAGAACCTGCCCGCGGTGACCATGGATTACAAAGTTCACATCGACGCGGGCAAAGAAGACTGTTACTTTCAATACGTGCAGCCGGGAGCCACATTTTACGCCAGCTATCAG GTGTTGAAAGGAGGTGATGGCATGTGCGGGTTCGCGGTGCGGCACCCTAACGGGCAGATCGTGCACCCGTACGAGTGGCGGCAGAGCGCGGAGTACGCGGACCAGTCGTCATCAGGGGGCTACTACGCCGTGTGTATCGACAACCAGTTCTCGCGGTTTGCGGGCAAGCTGGTCAACCTGTACCTGTCGGTGATCCGCTACGACATGTGGGAGAAGTACGCCAAGGAGGTGGAGGAGCTGGACATGAACATTAAGAACTTTACT TCGTCCATCCAGCTGGTGGAGCGCAACATAAATGACATCCTGCAGTACCAGTACCACTCGCGCGCGCGCGAGTCCCGCGACTACAACCTGTTGCAGGACAACAACACTTATGTGCTCAG GTGGTCATTCATCCAGATTCTGGCCATCACTGCGACAGGGACATTACAAGTTTACTTTTTAAGGAAACTCTTCGAAGTTAAGGACAACTCTTCAAAAACAAGAATATAA
- the LOC134649279 gene encoding tRNA pseudouridine synthase-like 1 produces MKARYLTFFSYIGSTFRSSEKLWLKDGKNYTDTESVQGRLELALLGLRSLNYPNVVLSSRTDGGVHALNSSAHFDLDRYGSKIYEPHQITFKLNKHFLRTETPIYLKDCLRVSDNFHARFKALSRTYLYRLAVLKQEIELPEFSSIAQHIPIEEWRRCHFIRAPGFDIQRFKAGCEHFVGLHDFTTFKRFDKLKQHKHNRREIKHILVRPGTPLITSYPRDSVWDYWDVEFKARAFVHNQIRRMMGTLISVAVGKLPADEIKLMLQVPSKHSWHNFIQNCPPQGLYLCNVEYHPEDLIYTDSGDSQVEDSDSEEE; encoded by the exons ATGAAAGCCAGATACCTAACATTCTTTTCATATATTGGGTCGACTTTCAG GTCCTCGGAGAAGCTTTGGTTGAAAGATGGGAAGAACTACACAGACACGGAAAGCGTACAGGGCCGGCTGGAACTAGCTCTGCTGGGACTGCGTTCTTTGAACTACCCTAACGTTGTATTGTCTAGCCG AACAGATGGTGGGGTGCATGCCTTAAACTCAAGCGCCCACTTCGACCTGGACCGCTATGGCAGCAAGATCTACGAACCACATCAGATCACATTTAAATTGAACAAACACTTCCTGAGAACTGAGACACCAATCTACCTCAAGGACTGTTTGAGAGTGTCGGACAACTTCCATGCCAGGTTTAAAGCTCTCTCTAGGACGTATTTGTACAG GTTAGCCGTGTTGAAGCAAGAAATTGAGTTACCAGAATTCTCGAGCATAGCACAACATATACCTATAGAGGAGTGGAGGAGGTGCCATTTTATAAG AGCACCGGGGTTCGACATACAGCGGTTCAAAGCGGGCTGCGAACACTTCGTCGGGCTCCACGACTTCACAACATTCAAGCGCTTCGACAAACTGAAACAACACAAGCACAACCGACGCGAGATCAAACACATACTAGTGAGGCCGGGGACTCCGCTGATAACTAGTTACCCGAGGGACAGTGTGTGGGACTACTGGGATGTGGAGTTCAAGGCTAGGGCGTTTGTGCATAATCAG ATCCGCCGGATGATGGGCACACTGATAAGCGTAGCAGTGGGCAAGCTGCCCGCCGACGAGATAAAGCTTATGCTGCAGGTCCCCTCCAAGCACTCCTGGCACAACTTCATACAGAACTGCCCGCCGCAAGGACTGTATCTCTGCAACGTCGAGTATCACCCGGAGGATCTAATCTATACGGATAGTGGAGATAGTCAAGTGGAAGACAGTGATAGTGAGGAAGAATGA
- the LOC134649280 gene encoding dual specificity protein phosphatase 19, whose product MSFLIELQKQKNKLKVRETVVTNAAGQRFIERNGEKTEISSTYGFVVDNKPDNIPVLVTDHLYIGSQDCTVDDILTKYDIKNVLSIGINAEVNVGHKFVQCLDLPETDVKQMLTECLPFVHESVCRGENVLVHCNAGVSRTSTVAIAYLMQYKGMEFEDAYRLVKEKRPAIRPNDGFKKQLKAMKPRQII is encoded by the coding sequence ATGAGTTTTCTAATCGAATTACAGAAACAAAAGAATAAACTCAAAGTTAGAGAAACTGTGGTCACAAACGCTGCTGGACAGCGGTTCATAGAACGAAACGGGGAAAAGACTGAGATCTCCTCGACTTATGGCTTTGTGGTGGATAACAAACCTGACAATATACCCGTGTTAGTGACAGATCATTTGTATATAGGATCTCAGGACTGCACTGTTGATGATATATTAACAAAATATGACATTAAAAATGTGCTTAGTATAGGAATAAATGCTGAGGTGAACGTCGGACATAAATTTGTACAGTGTTTAGATTTACCAGAGACTGATGTTAAACAAATGTTAACAGAGTGTTTACCATTTGTCCACGAGTCAGTGTGTCGTGGTGAGAATGTTTTGGTACACTGCAACGCCGGCGTTTCTCGCACTTCAACTGTTGCGATTGCGTACCTTATGCAATACAAAGGGATGGAGTTTGAAGACGCATATCGCTTGGTCAAGGAGAAGCGACCTGCCATACGACCTAATGACGGGTTCAAGAAGCAATTAAAGGCTATGAAACCTCGACAAATCATATAA